In Ornithodoros turicata isolate Travis chromosome 1, ASM3712646v1, whole genome shotgun sequence, the DNA window aagaaaagcaaacaaaaaaaaaagaatcagaaCAAAACCCTGCTATCTAACAATGGGGTTATTGTTATTCCAAGTGGCTAAACAAACTCTATTCATTGGCTTTTTACCAATAAAGGAAGGAGGTCTGTAGGCGAGCTCCATGTAACAGAAACAACCTTGGCAAGTAAAACAAACATCGCAGCTGTCATTTAATTTGAGCTTTTACTGGTGTTGTCATGCAACCCATTCAGGGCAAATGCAGGATCTTTCTGAGAGGGGGGTCCAGCCTTGGCCAGCACAGTAGATACATGTTCTAGATCAATtgaacactatgtgaagacggGAATTTAGAAGGGGGGTGACTACATCCTAACCCCCCTAGATCCACCCGATCCCAATACGACTTAGCTATGATGAAATGAAGTCACAGTGAGAACATCTTCACAATACAGATAGAGTAATGAAAGGATCATATGATGCATGATTAGGTAGACACCCGTGTGCTTGCACATTGCTATCTCGAACGATGATCATCAGCTCATTACCTTCAGCAGAAATTAAGCATGAAATACCAAAAGTCGCTTTTGAATTCTAAGATTCATTTACCTTGTAATTTATTAATATAGGTACCCAGTGACCACATTGCTATGCTGCATGGCTTGTAAGCCAAAAGCCTGTTTTGAGAATTATAGGTCTATAGCCCAGCCAATAGTTTTACTTAGACGATTACTGTCTCTAGAGCCTTTGACATGAGAAATTACAATCCAAACGAACATGCAGTCATTGTGAGAACCAGATACACCTTAGCAAAGGCCAGTAATGGAAGAGCCTCGAAGCGTTCTGACACAGAAAAAATCGAGTTTTGGCGCAGCTTCGCGATCCACTGTCGGAGGGCCCCGTGCGTGTATGGTTACTAATGTATAATGTGGAATGAGTGCTTTCCACATTAATTCCAGTTTCATTGCATCTTGGCCAATTTTCTACTCGACTTAGAGGTGCGAGATCGGGGAGCCAAAAGCCTAGCCTGCTTCTGCGGAGTCTGTGCGTAGCGGGCATGAACTATGTGTCCACATACGCAATGTGTTTCGTTATCTGAGAGCCTAGCAATCCTTAAAGGTAGCAAGTTACAGTGACCGTCACCAGTAGGTCTAAACGATATCGTTAGACACACACCAGGCTACACTTAGGAATCGAAAAGCGgtcttcatttcattttctcATGATCCATGCGACCTCATTGGACTATAAAGGAATTGCAGGATCCGCGCTTTGGCacaaatgcagcaaaaacaccttcTACAGCGCAGGGTTGcgcagcagttccatcactgaaGTCTTTCTGCACAACATCATCTCGTACATGCAGGCTCAGcaattaatttttttttgtacagaAACAATGTTTCAACTGAAGAAAACAGACCAAATGTTTTTTTATAAATATTCATATCACATTTATAAATATGCCCACTGTGTGTGCCAGCTGACACACAAAAAATGTATTACCACAATAATTTACGAGGGAGCACATTGATCACGGCATGCGAGTGCTGCTGGTACAAAAGATTACTTGTATTAAGAGCAATGCTCTGTCAGCAGTACCATGGGGttgttccttttccttcttattCTCCTTTACTGCAATATCAAGCACCACAAGACATTCCTGTCTTAGACAGAATATGAAGCATCCCTAAACTCAGCTCTAACATTCTCACCAATAGACTCAGGCGAAGGTGCTGCAGATACAGTGGTAATGACTTGGCACGCCTGGCTTGGTGGCGACATCAGTGCTGTGAATAATACGATGCAGTTGTAGAAAAGAGTAAATTTGAGAACATTCACAATATATGTagatgaatcacaagcaactcAGCTATGTGAGAAGCAGGATGTAGACAGTTTTGACAAAGTGTGCCAGTAACCCTACAAAATAAGTACCAGTATTTACTCAAGTATTGCATGCACATTTTTACCCCAAAACGATGTCAACAACATTGAACAAGAATCAAAATTTGTGAAAAAGGAAACATTTTCGTGAAAGTTGCTTTTGGATTCTAAGATTCATTTCCGTTATATCTTGATATAGGTACCCAGCAGCCACATTACTACGCTGCATGACTTGCAAAGCCTTTGTTGAGGATTCTATAGTGCTCAACACAGCCCAGTCTATTTCAACAAGTACTCTGCTTCTACAGCCTTTGACATGTAAAAATGCCATCCAAACAATGATGCAATCACCTTATAATGATGAGGCCCATTACAGGAACATGGCTCTGCTTCACAGAGTACCCCTCGGCAAGCCTCCATGAGACAAGCAAGAAACATTATTTTTTGTGAACTATATAGAGGTCTAAAAAAAGGGAACAGATGCTTTTCCAAACGTTGTTTGTTCAATACATAATTCACTTGTTTGAGTCTCATCCTGTCTACTCTGTTGCCCATGTGTGCCTCAACTCCAAGCTCAGGAACATGTCATTACAAGCTCATTGTACTGATGATTTACACATTGGGAAAACAAGCACCCAAATGAATGAAGAGCCACTACATTATTTTGCTGTCTTGTATTGAGGATAAGCTGTAATACCGGTATCTATGTGTCTGTCGTGGCGTAATCGTTCTGACGAAGACAGCTGGGAAGGGGTTTCACCAAAAGGATGTCCCGGTGGTTCTGTCCAAGTATCTGAAACTGCTTTTGTTAGGACTCACGCACAAAAAGACCGGGCTATGCAGCATACAGGTATCATGCACTTCACTTGACTCTTTTGCCTCTTCATCCGAAGCTCCAAATAGCACAGAATCATTCATATCAGTGGCTTGAGACGACCCTGCCAATGACGGTAAAACTTTCAACGGATCACGAGTACTTCGTCAAAAGCTTCTTAAGTCATTAACAATTTACCCGATTGTTCTGAATTGCCTGGGCGCATGGTGAGCTTTGACGCCACAGTTGTCAGCATGCTGTGCACTGCAAAGGAACAAGATTTAGCAAAATGCTATATTAATATCAGGTGCTCCTGTTAGCTTACTTTCTGCGAGTTTGTCTTCAAGCTTGGATTCAAGGAACCTCACGTGCCCCAGAAGCTCAGAATtcttttcgcgctctgtttgcAGGTCCCGTTTTAGCCTCTGTGCCTCTTTCTCTGCTTCTTTTACCTGTGATGCTAACACCACGCTTTCATCAGTGCCACTGTCGGTGTCATGGTTCGCTACGGGCCGCTTCTTCAGTCTTGTCTTCTGCAACGGTAAAATGCCACGCAGTTGACATTACGAACTCAAGGGGGACGGGGGAAGCATACCCGGGCTGCCACTGGCGCAGATACGGCACTGTCACATTCCACAGGAGCCAAGCTAGAGCCCTGAAAGCAGCACATCTTGTTCACATCTGCTGGTTTATGGCCAGTAAATTACATACAGAACACCTGTGCCACTGACAGTAGGCATCGTATTCTAACGAAACAGAGTTTCTCAGATGTAGATATTAAGCAATAGGTCAAAGATACACTTTTAATTGAGGTTTGGACTACTTCTGGGACGGCATACTGCACAAATGGCATTGAAACTGCTGAAGTAGTTCACATGCACATTCCAACTAAGTTTTCGGTTAAGTGCTCTTCGTATGAGACATTTTGTAAGTCAACAGAACCGTATGAGCGAGCTCAAAAGTCATAAAAGTAAAACTTACATTTGATCGTGCAGCGTCAGATTTCTTCTTCCCAACCTCAAGAAAGCGTGACAAAACATTATCGTAGGCGTGGAACCGTGCTTCATCCCGGacatgtttcttcttcttcttttgacCCTGAATAAATAGGCAGACGCACGGCCGTAAAGGGAAGAGAAACGTGCACATCCCAAGCCGCGACTCCTTCAAGTTCGTTATTAATAAAACGATTCATAATACCAAGATCACACTTTAATCTGCAGCAGTGCAAACGGCGAGAAAAAGGTAAAACAACCTTGCATTCATGTGTCGTAGTAGCGTCCCCATCGGCGTCTTCTACTTCAGACGCTGCCACTTTTGGTATCCTCAGACGCTTCTTCTGTTGCATTTGTTTGAGCTCCTCTTCAGTTCCTGAGACAAAATACCTGCTGAATGGCAACTAAAGTACCACACTCCGCGCTCATATACCTGCTACCATTAAGACGAGAACCGAATAATGCCCGCTTAGCGTTTCATCCGGATCTTCCCAGTAGGCGGTATACACCTTGTTCGGGTCGAAGCTCGTGGAATTTTCGGGGAAGTCGATAATGTTCTTTACTGGAATTGTGTAATTTCTGTCATCAAACTGACGCAAAAAACGTACTAACGCGAACATTGTGCAGCATGTACTGCAACGAATAACACGCAAACATGTAAGACGCACTCGACGAACGCAAACGACAGTTACACTCCCGCCTCGGTCGCATCAGCTCGACGGGCCTCTGGTGGAATCTGCGCGAAAGTGGCAAAAGGCGAAATTGCGCATTGGCACATATATATCAGGCGTACATACTTTTACATCTTTGAATTTTTCTAACGTTAAATAAAAATTCCGGCAGATCACTATAAGTTGTTGGAAAAGGTAAACGGTGAAACACATCGCTGTCTTTTGTGGTGAGTGCGATCGAACGGCGACGACATCCGTGCCGTTGGCACTCCCCATGTAAAAGCTGCTCTCATTCGGTAGTTGTCTTTGCTTCACTTATAAATTATAAACGATGAGCATTAGAtgacacacatatatatatacatatatatgttgAGATAGCAATGGTCGGCTAGTGGTAGCCCTTTGGCTTTGGCCATTCACCAAGCCAATCGACTCAATAGCCGCTATATAGACAATTCGTTTGCCATACTCGTGTCGTGGACATCGTGTCGGTTCGCTATAACGCGGGAAGGCGATGCTGTTTTTCGGTAGTAGCAACTGAGACATATCTGAACGATGTCCACACAGGGACGTAAGCTTCGTAAGACGTACTTAGAACCAAGTGCCTCAAATGTGCAGATGCCAAGGTCCACGAGGCATGGGCTCGGAAGTTCCCAACCTTCGGCCGCGTCCGGATCAGCATTTGGTTCGCGCTGTTCTGCACAGGTAGGGACTTCATCAGAAGAAAACGCCTCTCCAGACAATGAAGGCATGTCGAGGACACATGAGAACCAACAGAGCAGGTGTCAGTTTGCGCCGCTATTTAGTATACCGCTACAGGAAAATAGCACATTCTCTGTGGGGGATGCTCTCGTTTTGCTTATGGATTTCGTCATAAAGCACCGGTTAACATGGTCAGCATCCGAAGACCTCCTGAAATTGGTGAACAAGTTTATTGGAAAGGACAGCTTGCCCGAGTCTGCATACCTGTTCAAAAAGTTTTGTGGGGCGTCGCCGAGAGACATGACTTTCCACTTTTATTGCAACACTTGTGAAACTATACTGTGCACGACAAGTGGGGACTTAAATGAGAGAAACAACATCGCAGAAACATGTTCTATCTGCAAGGAGCAACACCTTGGCAGGAACTTGATGGCAAAGGGCCACTTCTTTGTAAGTCTGCCCTTGAAGACTCAGTTGGAGTCACTTCTTGCTGATGGGGACTTGTCGCGGCAGTTGAAACAGTCATTAGAAAGGCTAGAAGTGAGTAACGCAGATGAACCTATGCGTGACATCACCGACGGGACCTTCTACAAAGACCAGCGGGCAAAGCTGGGCTGCAACAACTACGACTTTACCCTTACCCTCAACACGGATGGAAGTACCACATTTAAAAGTTCAAATTTCTCCATTTGGCCTGTACAAGTCCTCATAAACGAGCTGCCGCCATACCACCGATGGACAAGTCCTTCAGTGCCGCTTCTATGGTACGGGGATAAGCATCCAAACATGTTTCTTCTGCTTAATGTATTTGCAAGACAGATGGAGGCCCTCGCACAAAATGGAGTACAGTGGAGCAGTGAGGGACAGTGCATCACCTCAAAGGTATAGCACTTCATACAATTGTTCTCTTGAGTGAGAATGAGAGGCTTTTTCTCCAGTGTTCATATATATGCGCTATGTTTCAGGTCTACTGCATTACATGTGTCGCTGATGCACCTGCCAGAGCTGCAATGCTGAATATGGTACAGTTCAATGGCTACTTTTCATGTCCCTGGTGTTTCCATCCTGGGACATGCATTGAGGGTAAGGGCCGATTTCAATTTGAGGTACTCTGATGACTGTTACTTGCCTGGTGTCTCTGGTCCCATACTGGGCACAGAATTGTGGTGCTCTCCTGTTTACTGTACAGTGAGACTTCTGTAAGTTGTACAGGTGATGTGTAGGCAAAAGCTTTTTTAGTTTGGAGGTGTCTAAGTTCCAGTACAGGACCGAAAAATGAAATTTTTGCCTCCATGTGGCCATTCTAGTGCACTCTCTGCAACATTTTCTCATGATAAGGCATTTGGGAAAGAGGCAGTGTTCGTGTCGTCTTAACTGTTGTGTAGCCTCTTCAATCCATGTTTCCCCACAAATTCCATGTAGCCTCATAGGCTTTAGGCAATCTGAACACAACAGTTGATACTAAAGTAATGACAATAACCGGAAATAACCATGTACAACTTAGAAATAACCTGCTTCAGGTTTCAAGGAGAAAAATGCTCAGAAGACTGACCGGACTGGGACGGCATCAAAGAAGccgaaaacaaaataaaaagctTACCCACTTTTCTCCCGATATGTTCATAGAAATCCTCTCCAACTTACAGAGAGGGAGGTGCCCAACATAGAAAATATACTGTTCGTTTGATAAGAGCCTGCtggtgcaatgaaatcttgacACTCAAGTGTCCAGGGTATGGAGATATCTGACTGAAGCAATTCTAGTGTGTTTCTAAATGCTGTCTGCACATGACCTATTCATGATTATTTGTCACATGGACAGGTATGTTCTTATGAGGTATGCGTTTCATATCCATAGTAACAAGACATATTTTATACATTACACTGAAACAATATCTAGAACAGTAAGCCAGGGGCACACTAACAATAATGTGATTTACAACATTTCAGGGTACGTGAAGTTTCCAGTGTCAGAAGGGCCAGCTGCTGAAAGGACAGACCGTTCAATGATTCAGGACATGAGATCAGCTGCATCATCGGGTCAAATTGTGCGCGGCGTAAAGGGGCCGTCACCACTTCTGACAGTACCAGGCATAAGCATTATCCAGAGTGTAGTGCCGGACTATATGCATGCATGTTTACTTGGAACAGTACGACAAATCACAGACCTGTGGTTTCGTGATGTGGGAACAGATTATTACATTGGCGCACCACAGAAAAGACAACTGGTTGATGAAAGACTCCAGAGTTTAAAACCACCGTTGTGCTTTACACGATGCCCAAAATCTGTGAAACAGAGGGGATTTTGGAAAGCAGGGGAGTGGCAATCATGGCTGCTTTACTTTTCTCTTCCTTGTCTTCAGAATATCTTACCCAGTACCTATCATGAGCATTTTGCGTTACTAGTTTCTGGCATTTACTTGTTGTTACAAAGTGAGGTAACACAAGCTGATGTGAAAGAAAGCGGTGAGAAGCTGACCAGGTTTGTTGTCATGACACAGTACCTGTACCATGAAAGAGAAATGAAATCAAACATTCACACCCTGCTTCATTTGACAAACAGTGCCATCTTACATGGCCCGCTTTGGGGGATATCATGCTTTGCTTTCGAAACAAACATGGGCCATCTTCTGGATCTTGTGTCGTCGTCAAACGGAGTTGCACTGCAAATTTTTTCACGCATCCTAATGCGCAATAACTTCTACGAGCTGAGAAGTCTGGCATCAGAAGGAGCACAGAGCATGTGCTGCCATAGGAAGCCTGTGATGGACAATATTCAACCACTAGGCAAACCGAAGCAAGTTGCTCAAGAAATGACTGATTGGTTGTGTGCCCATTTTGATCATGTAGAGGACATTAAGGAGTATGACCGTGTTTCAGTTTGTGGCTGCATTATTCACAGCACAAGGTACCGTCGGGCTTCTAAGAGAGACTCTACGTCGTTTCGAGATGGAGACAACTACCTTAGAGCCGAACATATCCTTGTGCATTCCTCTCCACACGGGACAACTGTTTACGTAGTATCACATAAGTACGATACAGCCACATCTTGTGGTGTGAGTCATGTAATGAGAGCTCGGAAGTGTCCAACAAAGGTGCTGCATAAACTTGGCCAACGCATTGTTCCTTGCATATGCCTAAACATTGAAAAAGGAATATATTTTGTGCAGTTATGCAACAGATATGAGTGGACATGATGTGTACTGTGTAGGTAGAGTATAATTGAacatctgtatgcaataaggggataagttgcTCTGTGTAGTACTTTTGCtccaatgacatctacataacAGCATGTATCTGCCAAGGAAATTTTAGGAACGCATTGGAATTTTTTTTGTCCCGCTACTTGGGGGGGGTAAGGAACTGGAAGTGTATATATGTGTCAGTGAGACGGGACAGTCAGATCGGGCCCCTGTGTATGtggtgttacattgaaaaaggTGATATGTCATGGTCCTGGAGcttgttcaatttctgctaagtctatgttgcttcatctttttcaccatagtATTGTGGCCATCTGTGAATCCCCCCTCACTGCTGCCTTCTGAGTgaacagacgctttgtcacgtgctttctccaacaTTTCTGTTCTCTCATGTgcagagacgtactgtcgtagcATATTGCATACAGAAGTTCAAttataaactactgtaaatggATGTAGGGGTTCAGTGTACTACAGCTAGAACGTACTGTAATTTTGCAAATTTTACTAAGCCAGTCTAATTGCATGTATGTGCTTCTCATACTGTTTCTTGTAGTTGTTGGAAGCCTGTGTTGTGCTGCTTCATCATTTCTTGTGACTCACACATTTCTGCAGGGCGTAGAACCTTCAATAAAAATGTGGTTAAATGTGACCTAGACTAGTATTTCGTGGATGATTCTTGTCATCATGTTGTGATGCAGCTTGGAGAAAAGCACCACATTACTTTGCACGGGACATGCACACGGCTATATATGAATTTCAGGCTATATAATTTAAAAATATTATCCCATACATACTCTGTGTGTTGATATTTTCTGTCCTGTATGCACATCATGTAATATATGCAGCAGATGCACAAACTTGCGTTACTCCATTATTTAtttgctttttttattttcagtgTGTTGTATAATTCGAGGGAACTTATAAagacaaacaaaattacaaaataAACATGGTAAAAGGAAAAGCAATTAAACTTATTTTGACAAAGACGTTAAATTTTCAATATAGAGATTCAATTACCATGGGAAAAAATGCTACCATTGAGGCTGCAACTGGAACCTGTTGGACCACTCTGGGCCAGAATAATACCACAGGAAGACAAAACTGGAACCAGTCATCCCAGTTTGGGACCCAGCTGGGACCTTTTAAACCACTGGAAGGGAACGATGGGACCACTTGAAAACCAAAGTGGAACCggccaccccacttgggaacCCGGCTGGGGCCATCCACGttgaactggaaccattctgggaccatccacattcaactggaaccattctgggaccagtccagatttttgcctgggatcGATTGCCTGTTTCTTAGGGATGTTTCGACCTCTGCAGTATCTGGCAACCCCTTCCAAAC includes these proteins:
- the LOC135387737 gene encoding BEN domain-containing protein 5-like, encoding MCTFLFPLRPCVCLFIQGQKKKKKHVRDEARFHAYDNVLSRFLEVGKKKSDAARSNGSSLAPVECDSAVSAPVAARKTRLKKRPVANHDTDSGTDESVVLASQVKEAEKEAQRLKRDLQTEREKNSELLGHVRFLESKLEDKLAEMHSMLTTVASKLTMRPGNSEQSGSSQATDMNDSVLFGASDEEAKESSEVHDTYTWTEPPGHPFGETPSQLSSSERLRHDRHIDTALMSPPSQACQVITTVSAAPSPESIGTFDINLSHLKPLTKLDDGRFHIRNGFVLTESQATKIFKNKRPTLVMKDMAQAIWGNEVLAARTYSGRTAPKDSRDTDIQARKELTPTKVALVIDAVTYWGSQNAVDVTSYIEKRGVILSEKIQDLRKSTKRRLPLCSS